Proteins encoded within one genomic window of Deltaproteobacteria bacterium:
- a CDS encoding ATP-binding protein, whose protein sequence is MSDGSSGKPQPDAPRGSSASATEPSVSPTGRDTYRELFERSADAILIIEGDRFVDANQAAVEMLRYGSREEVLQTHPSELSPACQPDGRPSYEKANEMIALAFEQGSHRFEWMHRRADGEVFPVEVLLTAVEGEAGRSLHVVWRDISERKRLEAQLRQTSKMEAIGRLAGGIAHDFNNLLVGVLGNADLLARDLGEEAAGQEYLEGIIESADRAADLVRQLLAFSRKQELQPRNLELSAVVRGLEQFLRRLLGEAIRLEIRYPEARVLVRGDPGQIEQVVINLCTNARDAMQEGGVLEVSIGELELGEARTLSSGSLPAGHYARLKVRDQGRGMDDETLGRAFEPFFTTKEVGQGTGLGLATVYGIVKQAQGAIAIESAPGEGTRVSVFLPVLPAGSVVQPGAIQPAAVEQAPAGQETILVVEDEPVVSNLAVKILSRAGYRVLVARDGVDALAAWRDFHAENPGRCVDLLFTDVVMPRMGGPALVQALAEEGRLPRVLFASGYTAELLADLRDGPLEIDLLEKPFSGERLLARVRAALERPPPGGA, encoded by the coding sequence ATGTCCGACGGGAGCTCGGGAAAGCCGCAACCGGACGCGCCGCGGGGAAGCTCGGCGAGCGCCACGGAGCCCTCCGTCTCCCCGACCGGCCGGGACACCTACCGCGAGCTCTTCGAGCGCTCGGCGGACGCCATCCTGATCATCGAGGGGGACCGCTTCGTCGACGCCAACCAGGCGGCGGTGGAGATGCTGCGCTACGGGAGCCGGGAGGAGGTCCTCCAGACCCACCCCTCCGAGCTCTCGCCCGCTTGCCAGCCCGACGGGCGCCCCTCCTACGAGAAGGCCAACGAGATGATCGCCCTGGCCTTCGAGCAGGGCAGCCACCGCTTCGAGTGGATGCACCGGCGGGCCGACGGCGAGGTCTTCCCGGTCGAGGTGCTGCTCACGGCGGTGGAGGGTGAGGCGGGGCGCAGCCTCCACGTGGTCTGGCGGGACATCTCCGAGCGCAAGCGGCTGGAGGCGCAGCTGCGCCAGACCTCGAAGATGGAGGCCATCGGCCGCCTGGCCGGCGGCATCGCCCACGACTTCAACAACCTCCTGGTCGGGGTCCTGGGCAACGCCGACCTGCTGGCCCGGGACCTGGGCGAGGAGGCCGCGGGGCAGGAGTACCTCGAGGGGATCATCGAGTCCGCCGATCGGGCGGCGGACCTGGTCAGGCAGCTCCTGGCCTTCAGCCGCAAGCAGGAGCTGCAGCCTCGCAACCTCGAGCTCTCCGCCGTGGTGCGCGGCCTGGAGCAGTTCCTCCGGCGCCTGCTGGGAGAGGCCATCCGCCTCGAGATCCGCTATCCCGAGGCGCGGGTCCTGGTGCGGGGGGATCCGGGCCAGATCGAGCAGGTGGTGATCAACCTCTGCACGAACGCCCGGGACGCCATGCAGGAGGGAGGAGTCCTCGAGGTGTCGATCGGTGAGCTCGAGCTCGGCGAGGCCCGCACCCTGAGCAGCGGCAGCTTGCCGGCCGGCCACTACGCCAGGCTGAAGGTGCGGGATCAGGGCCGGGGGATGGACGACGAGACCCTCGGCCGGGCCTTCGAGCCCTTCTTCACGACCAAGGAGGTGGGCCAGGGCACCGGCCTCGGCCTGGCCACGGTCTACGGGATCGTGAAGCAGGCGCAGGGCGCCATCGCCATCGAGAGCGCGCCGGGAGAGGGGACCCGGGTCTCGGTCTTCCTCCCCGTCCTTCCGGCGGGGAGCGTCGTCCAGCCCGGCGCGATCCAGCCGGCGGCCGTCGAGCAGGCCCCGGCCGGCCAGGAGACGATCCTGGTGGTGGAGGACGAGCCGGTCGTCTCCAACCTGGCGGTGAAGATCCTCTCCCGCGCCGGCTACCGGGTGCTGGTCGCCCGGGACGGGGTGGACGCCCTGGCGGCCTGGCGGGACTTCCACGCCGAGAACCCCGGCCGCTGCGTCGACCTCCTCTTCACCGACGTCGTGATGCCCCGGATGGGGGGGCCGGCCCTGGTGCAGGCGCTGGCCGAGGAGGGCAGGCTGCCGCGGGTCCTCTTCGCCTCGGGCTACACGGCCGAGCTCCTGGCCGACCTCCGAGACGGCCCCCTGGAGATCGACCTGCTCGAGAAGCCCTTCTCGGGCGAGCGGCTCCTGGCCCGGGTCCGGGCCGCGCTCGAGCGCCCGCCGCCGGGCGGGGCCTGA
- a CDS encoding cytochrome c peroxidase: MKKLVLLLVVLGLVALAFPLINLAVGSGAGVHFGEGSGGTPEYQAAMAVLAQKCGDCHAAEGSRPFYASFPVASAMIAEHVEEALEHYDMSALLAGSPTQAVDEVALARLQLTLEYGPTMPPPSYTLLHWDASFSEADRELVMKWVRAERAARHAAPGVAEALRGELLRPIPTPEVKDPAKVALGRKLYHDVRLSKDDTISCASCHDLAKGGTDQAPVSTGVDGQKGGINSPTVFNAALNLAQFWDGRAADLKAQADGPPNNPVEMATSWPEIIGKLEQDEALKGEFVAVYPEGFSGASITDAIAAFEETLLTPNSDFDRFLGGDAGALSAEAKGGHALFLELGCASCHVGEALGGQSYEKMGKKRDYFGHRGDVGPADEGRAAFTKNPADRHRFKVPTLRNVALTAPYFHDASAKTLDDAVAAMASFQLGEDLPAEKQAKLVAFLQSLTGELDGKKLE; encoded by the coding sequence ATGAAGAAGCTCGTCCTCCTGCTCGTCGTGCTGGGCCTCGTCGCCCTCGCCTTTCCCCTGATCAACCTCGCGGTCGGCTCCGGCGCCGGGGTCCACTTCGGCGAGGGATCGGGGGGCACCCCCGAGTACCAGGCCGCCATGGCCGTGCTGGCGCAGAAGTGCGGCGACTGCCACGCCGCCGAGGGCAGCCGGCCCTTCTACGCCAGCTTCCCGGTGGCCAGCGCGATGATCGCCGAGCACGTCGAGGAGGCCCTCGAGCACTACGACATGAGCGCCCTCCTGGCGGGCAGCCCGACCCAGGCGGTGGACGAGGTGGCCCTGGCGCGCCTGCAGCTCACCCTCGAGTACGGGCCGACGATGCCGCCGCCGAGCTACACCCTCCTGCACTGGGACGCCTCCTTCTCGGAGGCCGACCGGGAGCTCGTGATGAAGTGGGTCCGGGCCGAGCGGGCGGCGCGCCACGCGGCCCCCGGGGTGGCCGAGGCCCTGCGAGGAGAGCTGCTGCGGCCCATCCCCACCCCCGAGGTGAAGGACCCCGCCAAGGTCGCCCTGGGCCGGAAGCTCTACCACGACGTCCGCCTCTCGAAGGACGACACGATCTCCTGCGCCTCCTGCCACGACCTCGCCAAGGGGGGCACGGATCAGGCTCCGGTCTCCACCGGCGTCGACGGCCAGAAGGGTGGGATCAACTCGCCGACCGTCTTCAACGCCGCGCTGAACCTGGCGCAGTTCTGGGACGGCCGGGCGGCGGACCTGAAGGCCCAGGCCGACGGCCCGCCGAACAACCCGGTCGAGATGGCCACCAGCTGGCCCGAGATCATCGGCAAGCTCGAGCAGGACGAGGCGCTCAAGGGCGAGTTCGTCGCGGTCTATCCGGAGGGCTTCTCGGGGGCGAGCATCACCGACGCCATCGCGGCCTTCGAGGAGACCCTCCTCACGCCGAACTCGGACTTCGATCGCTTCCTCGGCGGTGACGCGGGGGCCCTCTCCGCGGAGGCGAAGGGCGGCCACGCCCTCTTCCTGGAGCTCGGCTGCGCCAGCTGCCACGTCGGCGAGGCCCTCGGCGGCCAGTCCTACGAGAAGATGGGGAAGAAGCGGGACTACTTCGGCCACCGCGGCGACGTCGGCCCCGCCGACGAGGGGCGGGCCGCCTTCACCAAGAACCCCGCGGACCGCCACCGCTTCAAGGTGCCGACGCTGCGCAACGTCGCCCTGACCGCGCCCTACTTCCACGACGCCTCGGCCAAGACCCTGGACGACGCGGTGGCCGCGATGGCCAGCTTCCAGCTCGGCGAGGATCTGCCGGCGGAGAAGCAGGCGAAGCTCGTCGCCTTCCTCCAGAGCCTCACCGGCGAGCTGGACGGAAAGAAGCTCGAGTAG
- the rlmD gene encoding 23S rRNA (uracil(1939)-C(5))-methyltransferase RlmD, with the protein MPQRKRARGPAEVTVEALDDEGIGTATFEGLELKIPGAFPGERVAFRQTYRGQRRMGGELLEVLEPSAERIASPCAKARECLGCPLIELSPAAQQEARRARVQRALAAYPELAGLEVAEPLAAGQPLGYRSHAKLVLAHRGGRLRIGIYRRGSHEVVDLEGCPLHHPLINRIVEVAREELERRKIRIHDPRTGQGLLRYLLVRVSPASERALLTLVATRPEKKVLGELARWIRRRVPELVSIQLNVNASEGNTLLGEETERLLGEATLRDVVGETVLSISPASFFQVNHEQAGRIYALVRRWAALGPGDEALDLFCGIGGIALALARDAGKVTGIEVVEAAVENARENARRSGLENARFLAGDVLTLLADRRADFPPGQVVVLNPPRKGVAGEALEAVAALAPRMIVYVSCNPTSLARDLALLHGRGYRVEAVQPVDMFPQTGHVETVVRLTRS; encoded by the coding sequence ATGCCCCAGCGGAAGCGAGCGCGCGGCCCGGCGGAGGTCACCGTCGAGGCCCTCGACGACGAGGGGATCGGCACCGCCACCTTCGAGGGGCTCGAGCTGAAGATCCCCGGCGCCTTTCCGGGGGAGCGGGTCGCCTTCCGCCAGACCTACCGCGGGCAGCGGCGGATGGGGGGTGAGCTCCTCGAGGTGCTCGAGCCCTCGGCCGAGCGCATCGCCTCCCCCTGCGCGAAGGCGCGGGAGTGCCTGGGGTGCCCCCTCATCGAGCTCTCGCCCGCGGCGCAGCAGGAGGCCCGCCGGGCGCGGGTGCAGCGCGCCCTCGCCGCCTACCCCGAGCTCGCCGGCCTCGAGGTGGCCGAGCCCCTCGCGGCGGGCCAGCCCCTGGGCTACCGCAGCCACGCCAAGCTGGTCCTCGCCCACCGCGGGGGCCGCCTGCGGATCGGCATCTACCGTCGCGGCAGCCACGAGGTCGTCGATCTCGAGGGCTGCCCCCTGCACCACCCCCTCATCAACCGGATCGTCGAGGTCGCGCGCGAGGAGCTCGAGCGGCGGAAGATCAGGATCCACGATCCACGCACGGGCCAGGGGCTGCTGCGCTACCTCCTCGTCCGGGTCAGCCCCGCCAGCGAGCGCGCCCTGCTCACCCTCGTGGCCACCCGCCCCGAGAAGAAGGTGCTCGGCGAGCTCGCCCGGTGGATCCGGCGCCGGGTCCCCGAGCTGGTCTCGATCCAGCTGAACGTGAACGCCTCGGAGGGCAACACCCTGCTGGGCGAGGAGACCGAGCGCCTCCTGGGTGAGGCGACCCTGCGCGACGTCGTCGGCGAGACGGTGCTCTCCATCTCGCCGGCCTCCTTCTTCCAGGTGAACCACGAGCAGGCCGGGCGGATCTATGCGCTGGTCCGGCGCTGGGCCGCGCTCGGCCCGGGGGACGAGGCCCTCGATCTCTTCTGCGGCATCGGCGGGATCGCCCTGGCCCTGGCCCGGGACGCCGGGAAGGTCACGGGGATCGAGGTCGTCGAGGCCGCCGTGGAGAACGCCCGGGAGAACGCCCGGCGCAGCGGCCTGGAGAACGCCCGCTTCCTGGCCGGCGACGTGCTGACCCTCCTCGCCGATCGAAGGGCGGACTTCCCTCCGGGGCAGGTCGTGGTCCTCAACCCGCCGCGCAAGGGCGTCGCCGGCGAGGCGCTCGAGGCGGTGGCGGCGCTCGCACCCCGGATGATCGTCTACGTCTCCTGCAACCCGACGAGCCTCGCCCGGGATCTCGCCCTGCTGCACGGTCGGGGCTACCGCGTCGAGGCGGTGCAGCCGGTGGACATGTTCCCCCAGACCGGCCACGTCGAGACGGTCGTCCGGCTGACGCGGAGCTAA
- a CDS encoding DUF1648 domain-containing protein produces the protein MLRWLSPLLLILGLLVLLLLWGRVPEVWPVHWGPGGQPDGWSHKEGVTAFLPFLLGALVWAALEAVALFVVRQGKALPVLSSGYVAMVRWVAVAIVLATVYTGLALPLLQPPVTVSVAVILLGVGLACALGFWSILDAARKSREAGEELPEGYGALAYKNPDDPRIFVPKLFGMGQTLNFAHPSAWLILAVILALPALVIGSVLLATAGR, from the coding sequence ATGTTGCGCTGGCTCTCCCCCCTGCTCCTGATCCTCGGGCTGCTCGTCCTGCTCCTCCTCTGGGGACGGGTCCCCGAGGTCTGGCCGGTCCACTGGGGGCCCGGGGGGCAGCCCGACGGCTGGTCCCACAAGGAGGGCGTGACCGCCTTCCTCCCCTTCCTCCTGGGGGCCCTGGTCTGGGCCGCCCTCGAGGCCGTCGCCCTCTTCGTCGTGCGGCAGGGCAAGGCGCTGCCGGTCCTCTCGAGCGGCTACGTGGCAATGGTCCGCTGGGTGGCCGTCGCCATCGTCCTCGCCACCGTCTACACCGGGCTGGCCCTGCCCCTCCTCCAGCCGCCGGTGACCGTCTCGGTGGCCGTCATCCTGCTCGGCGTCGGCCTCGCCTGCGCCCTGGGCTTCTGGAGCATCCTGGACGCGGCGAGGAAGAGCCGCGAGGCCGGGGAGGAGCTGCCCGAGGGCTACGGCGCGCTGGCCTACAAGAACCCCGACGATCCGCGGATCTTCGTGCCCAAGCTCTTCGGCATGGGGCAGACCCTGAACTTCGCCCACCCCTCTGCCTGGCTGATCCTGGCGGTGATCCTCGCGCTGCCCGCCCTCGTCATCGGCTCGGTGCTGCTGGCGACGGCCGGGCGCTGA
- a CDS encoding macrocin O-methyltransferase, with the protein MRSSPATPRAAGRRPSSTSRLLRRGPGSLYRQGQSLRFLLTRDRREVLDFLRADYPLALSRRARLALLRDFLRTTHALRGYHTLEEMLRVCDRIFRRAGQGEVVVVEAGSGSGSSTAKLSLAVRKVGGRLLVFDTFQGIPENDERHEHLDGRPLVYRKGAFRGRLESVRRHVERFGAPEVCTFHKGLFEETLPGLDAAIDVALLDVDLIASTRVCTRHLFPLLKPGGVLFSQDGHIRATVELFADERFWREDVGVAPPAIPGLGEQKLLEIVRPA; encoded by the coding sequence GTGCGGTCCTCGCCAGCCACGCCCCGCGCCGCCGGGCGCCGTCCCTCCTCGACCTCCCGCCTGCTGCGGCGCGGGCCCGGCTCCCTCTACCGGCAGGGGCAGTCCCTGCGCTTCCTCCTGACCCGGGATCGCCGCGAGGTCCTCGACTTCCTGCGCGCGGACTACCCCCTCGCGCTCTCCCGCCGGGCGCGCCTCGCGCTGCTGCGGGACTTCCTGCGGACCACCCACGCCCTGCGCGGCTACCACACCCTCGAGGAGATGTTGCGGGTCTGCGACCGCATCTTCCGGAGGGCCGGCCAGGGCGAGGTCGTGGTCGTCGAGGCCGGCAGCGGCTCGGGCTCGAGCACGGCCAAGCTCTCGCTCGCGGTTCGCAAGGTGGGCGGCCGGCTGCTGGTCTTCGACACCTTCCAGGGCATCCCCGAGAACGACGAGCGCCACGAGCACCTCGACGGCCGCCCCCTGGTCTACCGCAAGGGCGCCTTCCGCGGCCGCCTCGAGTCGGTCCGCCGCCACGTCGAGCGCTTCGGCGCGCCGGAGGTCTGCACCTTCCACAAGGGCCTCTTCGAGGAGACCCTCCCGGGGCTCGACGCGGCCATCGACGTGGCCCTCCTGGACGTGGACCTCATCGCCTCGACCCGCGTCTGTACCCGGCACCTCTTTCCCCTGCTGAAGCCCGGCGGGGTGCTCTTCAGCCAGGACGGTCACATCAGGGCCACGGTGGAGCTCTTCGCCGACGAGCGCTTCTGGCGCGAAGATGTCGGCGTGGCGCCCCCCGCCATCCCCGGCCTCGGCGAGCAGAAGCTGCTGGAGATCGTCCGTCCGGCCTAG
- a CDS encoding AgmX/PglI C-terminal domain-containing protein: MTDPTPTPPAPPLPDPEHLAFEAGQRDYRFTRILSTSLMAHLLFIGALLFTPLDPLSFSEEMFRDPNRFTALLIRPPERKAHFGGPLLERPRAIPRKEEGTFGRPDAARRAAAPSREGAPLVDVSRRERDRERMMKTGLLGLLNDEERRAEASNIFGPAGLGSGINNALGALTPGASMGDAHGVGGLGSRGLGPGGGGDAVGIGGLGTRRGDRGPGGPGGLELEGHEREPPPLEPEATLVRGGLDREVIARVVRRHQSAIKYCYERSLQKDPELHGKVAVVWVIDGTGAVASAEIARSTLDDGEVEACILQRVRRWRFPEPRGGGVVQVTYPWIFKPSS, translated from the coding sequence ATGACGGATCCCACCCCCACCCCGCCCGCCCCGCCTCTCCCCGATCCCGAGCACCTCGCCTTCGAAGCGGGGCAGCGCGACTACCGCTTCACCCGGATCCTCTCGACCTCGCTGATGGCGCACCTGCTCTTCATCGGCGCCCTCCTCTTCACGCCCCTCGACCCGCTCTCCTTCTCCGAGGAGATGTTCCGGGATCCGAACCGCTTCACCGCGCTCCTGATCCGGCCGCCGGAGCGAAAGGCCCACTTCGGCGGCCCACTCCTCGAGCGCCCCCGGGCGATCCCACGCAAGGAGGAGGGCACCTTCGGGCGGCCCGACGCGGCGCGACGGGCGGCCGCCCCCTCGCGGGAGGGCGCCCCGCTGGTGGACGTGAGCCGGCGGGAGCGCGACCGCGAGCGGATGATGAAGACCGGCCTCCTCGGTCTCCTCAACGACGAGGAGCGGCGCGCGGAGGCCTCCAACATCTTCGGCCCCGCGGGCCTCGGCAGCGGGATCAACAACGCCCTGGGCGCCCTCACCCCGGGCGCCTCGATGGGCGACGCCCACGGCGTGGGCGGCCTCGGCTCGCGCGGCCTCGGTCCGGGCGGGGGCGGCGACGCGGTCGGCATCGGCGGGCTGGGGACCCGGCGCGGTGATCGCGGCCCGGGCGGCCCCGGCGGCCTCGAGCTCGAGGGGCACGAGCGGGAGCCCCCGCCCCTGGAGCCCGAGGCGACCCTCGTGCGGGGCGGCCTCGACCGTGAGGTCATCGCGCGGGTGGTGAGGCGCCACCAGAGCGCCATCAAGTACTGCTACGAGCGCTCGCTCCAGAAGGACCCCGAGCTCCACGGCAAGGTCGCGGTCGTCTGGGTGATCGACGGCACGGGCGCCGTGGCGAGCGCCGAGATCGCCCGCTCGACCCTGGACGACGGTGAGGTCGAGGCGTGCATCCTCCAGCGGGTGCGGCGCTGGCGCTTCCCCGAGCCCCGGGGCGGCGGGGTGGTGCAGGTGACCTACCCCTGGATCTTCAAGCCGAGCAGCTAG
- a CDS encoding tetratricopeptide repeat protein: MSTPTQGRRPLFEDPRWILLLPFAVGVAVYGFTLGHAFVFDDNLIVLGNPQITEGVTLRELFLSDWFDRSGVGGIGYYRPITKASFRLDYLLAGASPAYFHGVNVLLHALNAALVGLLGWTLLGSRPGLIGGLLFALHPTTAEAVSIVTARSDLLATLFLLGGLLCFAAWRRLLSAGWLAGSLLLFALALGSKESVLLSLTLLPILARLEGDTWRGALFSSAPFLLLFAAFFLLRSACALPMGDNHLASLGAGTLALSVLQALGSYLEPLVLARPILQLPSIPEGLFEPGVLGGISLLLLAAILAARDRLSSPLVLLLAFGLITLAPALVLWKLKIPQWHESLPMTLRWLYTPSVAFCLGLGWLLSLLRGVLQPVLVVGVGIALLPLTLYQAASNEDELAYARYLLQGYAEVPAGELDPMERYQLLMSQAMVANEEGDLDTALKALQQAITEAPFHGSAWELVARYESRRGNHDAAEKAARLILSDAFWEDPRSREEHRLMGGWARNRIDRPALRAVLARAAAVRGDLAEAQALIDQVVEESAGTAPEFQYRFDQGKIRELRGDYAAAREAYLASAQLRPDWYGARLQLARLELKDGNPGQARKLLEGLAREAGPGAEPARKLLESFAP, encoded by the coding sequence ATGAGCACCCCGACCCAGGGCCGCCGGCCCCTCTTCGAGGATCCGCGGTGGATCCTCCTCCTGCCCTTCGCGGTGGGGGTGGCGGTCTACGGCTTCACCCTCGGCCACGCCTTCGTCTTCGATGACAACCTCATCGTCCTGGGCAACCCGCAGATCACCGAGGGGGTGACCCTGCGGGAGCTCTTCCTCTCGGACTGGTTCGACCGCAGCGGCGTCGGGGGCATCGGCTACTACCGGCCGATCACCAAGGCCAGCTTCCGCCTCGACTACCTCCTGGCCGGGGCCTCCCCGGCCTACTTCCACGGGGTGAACGTCCTCCTCCATGCCCTCAACGCCGCGCTGGTCGGGCTGCTGGGCTGGACCCTCCTGGGCTCGCGGCCCGGGCTGATCGGCGGCCTGCTCTTCGCCCTCCACCCCACCACCGCGGAGGCGGTCTCGATCGTCACGGCGCGCAGCGATCTGCTGGCCACCCTCTTCCTCCTCGGGGGGCTCCTCTGCTTCGCCGCCTGGCGGCGCCTCCTCTCGGCGGGCTGGCTCGCCGGGAGTCTGCTGCTCTTCGCCCTGGCGCTGGGCTCCAAGGAGTCGGTGCTCCTCTCCCTCACCCTCCTCCCGATCCTCGCGCGCCTCGAGGGAGACACCTGGCGGGGAGCCCTCTTCTCCTCCGCGCCCTTCCTCCTGCTCTTCGCCGCCTTCTTCCTCCTGCGCTCGGCCTGTGCGCTGCCGATGGGCGACAACCACCTCGCCTCCCTGGGCGCCGGGACGCTGGCCCTCTCGGTCCTGCAGGCCCTGGGCAGCTACCTCGAGCCGCTGGTGCTGGCCCGGCCGATCCTCCAGCTGCCCTCCATCCCCGAGGGGCTCTTCGAGCCGGGGGTCCTCGGTGGGATCTCCCTCCTGCTCCTCGCCGCGATCCTGGCGGCGCGCGATCGTCTCTCCAGCCCCCTGGTGCTCCTCCTCGCCTTCGGGCTGATCACCCTGGCGCCGGCGCTGGTGCTCTGGAAGCTGAAGATCCCCCAGTGGCACGAGAGCCTGCCGATGACCCTGCGCTGGCTCTACACGCCCTCGGTCGCCTTCTGCCTGGGGCTGGGCTGGCTGCTCTCGCTCCTGCGGGGGGTGCTCCAGCCGGTGTTGGTGGTGGGGGTGGGCATCGCCCTCCTGCCCCTGACCCTCTACCAGGCCGCCTCCAACGAGGACGAGCTCGCCTACGCCCGCTACCTCCTCCAGGGCTACGCCGAGGTGCCCGCCGGGGAGCTCGACCCCATGGAGCGCTACCAGCTCCTGATGAGCCAGGCGATGGTCGCCAACGAGGAGGGCGATCTCGACACCGCGCTGAAGGCCCTGCAGCAGGCCATCACCGAGGCGCCCTTCCACGGCTCGGCCTGGGAGCTGGTGGCCCGCTACGAGAGCCGGCGGGGCAACCACGACGCCGCCGAGAAGGCCGCCCGCCTGATCCTCTCCGACGCGTTCTGGGAGGACCCCCGCAGCCGGGAGGAGCACCGGCTCATGGGCGGCTGGGCGCGGAACCGGATCGACCGGCCCGCCCTGCGGGCGGTCCTGGCCCGGGCCGCCGCCGTGCGCGGTGATCTCGCCGAGGCGCAGGCGCTCATCGATCAGGTGGTCGAGGAGAGCGCCGGCACGGCGCCGGAGTTCCAGTACCGCTTCGACCAGGGGAAGATCCGGGAGCTGCGGGGGGACTACGCCGCCGCCCGCGAGGCCTACCTGGCCTCGGCCCAGTTGCGCCCGGACTGGTATGGCGCCCGCCTCCAGCTCGCCCGCCTCGAGCTGAAGGACGGCAACCCCGGGCAGGCCCGGAAGCTCCTCGAGGGCCTCGCCCGGGAGGCGGGCCCCGGAGCGGAGCCCGCCCGCAAGCTCCTCGAGAGCTTCGCGCCCTGA
- a CDS encoding dipeptidase, protein MTQEKMQEQEPLEARAARLARELLIVDGHIDLPYRLWEGRDESGALTEDIGQRTEKGDFDLPRAEAGGLDAPFLAIYVSPKLAAEPGASKAQADALIDLVEGLVAAHPERMALARSPDEVEERFAQGKLATLLGIENGSALEDDLANLEHFHDRGVRYVTLTHSKNNRIGDSSYEEPEERLHHGLSEFGVAVVKEMNRLGLMVDVSHVSDETLRAVLEVAEAPVIASHSGLRHFTPGFERNLDDEGVKGIAAGGGIVMVNFGSMFVSEAAQKASEARWKAGDTYAEAQGLSWKEEEERAKIEAYLDEHHPRVDATLAQVVDHIDRVVALAGVDHVGLGSDYDGVGPGVPVGLEDASRYPALIAELLRRGYTEPQVAQICSGNLMRVWRAVEAHAASGK, encoded by the coding sequence ATGACCCAGGAGAAGATGCAGGAGCAGGAGCCCCTCGAGGCCCGGGCCGCGCGGCTCGCGAGGGAGCTGCTCATCGTGGACGGTCACATCGACCTGCCCTATCGCCTCTGGGAGGGGCGCGACGAGAGCGGCGCGCTCACCGAGGACATCGGCCAGCGCACCGAGAAGGGAGACTTCGATCTTCCCCGGGCCGAGGCCGGTGGGCTGGACGCGCCCTTCCTCGCCATCTACGTCTCGCCCAAGCTCGCCGCGGAGCCGGGCGCCTCGAAGGCGCAGGCCGACGCCCTCATCGATCTGGTCGAGGGCCTGGTCGCCGCCCACCCCGAGCGGATGGCCCTGGCCCGCAGCCCCGACGAGGTCGAGGAGCGCTTCGCGCAGGGGAAGCTGGCCACCCTGCTCGGCATCGAGAACGGCTCGGCCCTCGAGGACGATCTCGCGAACCTGGAGCACTTCCACGATCGGGGGGTGCGCTACGTCACCCTGACCCACTCGAAGAACAACCGCATCGGCGACTCCTCCTACGAGGAGCCCGAGGAGCGGCTGCACCACGGGCTCTCGGAGTTCGGGGTCGCGGTGGTGAAGGAGATGAACCGCCTGGGCCTCATGGTCGACGTCTCCCACGTCTCGGACGAGACCTTGCGCGCGGTGCTCGAGGTGGCCGAGGCGCCGGTCATCGCCTCGCACTCGGGGCTGCGCCACTTCACCCCCGGCTTCGAGCGCAACCTCGACGACGAGGGCGTGAAGGGCATCGCCGCCGGCGGCGGGATCGTGATGGTGAACTTCGGCTCGATGTTCGTCTCCGAGGCCGCGCAGAAGGCCTCCGAGGCGCGCTGGAAGGCGGGGGACACCTACGCCGAGGCCCAGGGGCTCTCCTGGAAGGAGGAGGAGGAGCGGGCGAAGATCGAGGCCTACCTCGACGAGCACCACCCCCGGGTCGACGCCACCCTCGCCCAGGTCGTCGATCACATCGACCGGGTGGTGGCGCTCGCCGGCGTCGACCACGTCGGCCTCGGCTCCGACTACGACGGCGTCGGCCCCGGCGTGCCGGTGGGCCTGGAGGACGCATCGAGGTACCCGGCCCTGATCGCCGAGCTCCTGCGGCGGGGCTACACCGAGCCCCAGGTCGCGCAGATCTGCTCGGGCAACCTGATGCGGGTCTGGCGGGCGGTCGAGGCCCACGCCGCCTCCGGGAAGTAG
- a CDS encoding amidohydrolase family protein has translation MSELRAIDTLFPLLLKSWKQSWVEATNSAGELKCKVEQAWGDGYENGEELIAAMDAAGVQTILATDLLAWSYPRQTRFANDTTSEIAEMTKKYPGRVYGLADYDPFHIRASLEKVERDVKEHGYKGIYLHIYGYDIGLDHRKMYPLYALCESLGIAVSMQIGHVLEAMPSEHGRPIQLDRIACDFPDLTLVGTHTGWPWVEEALAVISKWPNVYLSTSAWLPKYFSPTLLAFLNSRVGSQKILFGSNGLDWQRYLDQWAELGLREDSSHAMLFENPKRVFKLD, from the coding sequence ATGAGCGAGCTGCGCGCGATCGACACCCTCTTCCCTCTCCTCCTGAAGAGCTGGAAGCAGAGCTGGGTGGAGGCCACCAACTCCGCGGGCGAGCTGAAGTGCAAGGTCGAGCAGGCCTGGGGCGACGGCTACGAGAACGGTGAGGAGCTGATCGCGGCCATGGACGCGGCTGGAGTGCAGACCATCCTGGCCACCGATCTCCTCGCCTGGTCCTACCCGCGCCAGACCCGCTTCGCCAACGACACCACCTCCGAGATCGCGGAGATGACCAAGAAGTACCCGGGTCGGGTCTACGGTCTGGCCGACTACGATCCCTTCCACATCCGCGCCAGCCTCGAGAAGGTCGAGCGGGACGTGAAGGAGCACGGCTACAAGGGCATCTACCTCCACATCTACGGCTACGACATCGGCCTGGATCACCGGAAGATGTACCCCCTCTACGCCCTCTGCGAGAGCCTGGGGATCGCCGTCTCGATGCAGATCGGCCACGTCCTGGAGGCCATGCCCAGCGAGCACGGCCGCCCGATCCAGCTCGACCGCATCGCCTGCGACTTCCCGGACCTGACCCTGGTGGGCACCCACACCGGCTGGCCCTGGGTCGAGGAGGCGCTGGCCGTCATCTCCAAGTGGCCGAACGTCTACCTCTCCACCAGCGCCTGGCTGCCCAAGTACTTCTCGCCGACCCTGCTCGCTTTCCTCAACTCGCGGGTGGGCAGCCAGAAGATCCTCTTCGGCTCCAACGGCCTGGACTGGCAGCGCTACCTCGATCAGTGGGCCGAGCTGGGCCTGCGCGAGGACTCCTCCCACGCCATGCTCTTCGAGAACCCGAAGCGGGTCTTCAAGCTGGACTAG